CTTGCGCACTTTCAACTTGGTGTTCTTGTGCGCGGTCATGTTGATCTTCTTCAGCTGACGCGCGACGGCAAGGGCGGCGCCTTGCAGCTCTTCGGCCGCGACCACTTTGTCGAGGAAGCCGGCATCCACTGCGCTTTGCGGATCGAACATCTCGCCGTTGATCACCGAGCGATGGAAGGCCGAGCGACGCAGACGATCACGAGCCAGCTCAATGCCGGCGTGATGCATGGTCATGCCGATCTGCACTTCGTTCAGACCAATGCTGAACGGGCCGTCGACACCGATGCGGTAGTCGGCAGACAACAGAATGAACGCGCCTTTGGCCACGGCATGACCCGGGCAAGCAACGATCACCGGGAAGGGGTGCGACAGCAGGCGACGGGCCAGGGTCGAACCGGCGGTCACCAGGGACACGGCTTCTTTAGGGCCGGCAGTCATCACTTTCAGGTCATAGCCGCCAGAGAGAATGCCCGGCTGGCCGGTGATGATCACAATGGCACGATCCGCCACCGCCTGATCCAGCGCCGCGTTGAAGGCTGCGATGACGTCCGGGGAAATGGCGTTGACCTTGCCGTTGCTCAGGGTCAGGGTCGCGATACCGTCTTCGAGGTGGTAGGCAATCAGGTCGCTCATGGCGCAATTCCTTATAAGAAAGATGGGCAGACGTTACCCACGGTCGCCGATCAGGTAAAGCACTGTGACTGACCCGCCGGTCACCGTTTACAGCCCGATGCACTGCAACGCGCCCCGCGCCTGACGGCTCCAAGCCTATATAGAAGGGCCGCGCCCACCCAAGATTGGCCGGATCGTCATGGCCTATAGACGGTGGAAGCAACTTTTTCTCTTAACCGCATGAAAATTCTGAAAAAAAGTTTGCCATCAGAAAAGCTTTCGACTACATTAGCGCGCCTCGACAGACAGAACATGTTTGAAGAGATACGGTGAAGTGTCCGAGTGGCTTAAGGAGCACGCCTGGAAAGTGTGTATACAGGAAACTGTATCGAGAGTTCGAATCTCTCCTTCACCGCCAAATTCGATGTAAACAAAACCCCTGGTTTCGAAAGAAGCCAGGGGTTTTGTGCATTCTGGCGCCGGTATTTTTTGGTCACAGAGACGGATTCGGCTTCCTTTTGCCGGGGCATTACAATCGCGGTTTTATCCGGCATGTAAAAGGACGACCTCCATGATCATTTCCACCACCCATTCCATCGAAGGCCGGCAGATTACGGCGT
The window above is part of the Pseudomonas fluorescens genome. Proteins encoded here:
- a CDS encoding crotonase/enoyl-CoA hydratase family protein, yielding MSDLIAYHLEDGIATLTLSNGKVNAISPDVIAAFNAALDQAVADRAIVIITGQPGILSGGYDLKVMTAGPKEAVSLVTAGSTLARRLLSHPFPVIVACPGHAVAKGAFILLSADYRIGVDGPFSIGLNEVQIGMTMHHAGIELARDRLRRSAFHRSVINGEMFDPQSAVDAGFLDKVVAAEELQGAALAVARQLKKINMTAHKNTKLKVRKALLETLDNAIIQDQEHLG